Proteins encoded within one genomic window of Hevea brasiliensis isolate MT/VB/25A 57/8 chromosome 8, ASM3005281v1, whole genome shotgun sequence:
- the LOC110645376 gene encoding protein SOB FIVE-LIKE 5 — protein sequence MNASASECTSGCESGWTLYLEQSFLSPTTAATAHRGSKLVDVRKSSGFWNKKEHGNKAESDEDQEHDEEDLSMVSDASSGPPHHFHEDESNYFNYGNNGCFYPAFKDTTLMNNNGGKRKKEQELPSFLDDTASSPAFNFSKNSDFAFMDKNQASMETTLDYSQAAGFSATHFEGRSAYQDHFANYIQPSSLSGNQLQHNQWF from the exons ATGAACGCGTCTGCCTCAGAATGCACTAGTGGTTGTGAGTCTGGTTGGACTCTTTACTTGGAACAATCTTTTCTGTCTCCAACTACTGCTGCTACTGCACATAGAGGTTCCAAGCTAGTTGATGTTAGAAAGAGTTCTGGCTTTTGGAATAAAAAGGAGCATGGTAATAAAGCAGAAAGTGATGAAGATCAAGAACATGATGAGGAGGATTTGTCTATGGTCTCTGATGCATCTTCTGGGCCTCCTCATCATTTTCATGAAGATGaaagtaattactttaattaCGGTAATAATGGTTGCTTCTATCCTGCATTTAAGGATACTACATTGATGAATAATaatggtgggaaaaggaaaaaggagCAAGAACTCCCCTCTTTTCTTGATGATACTGCTAGCTCTCCTGCCTTCAACTTCTCCAAG AATAGCGATTTTGCTTTCATGGATAaaaatcaagcttcaatggaAACCACATTGGATTATTCACAAGCGGCTGGTTTTTCAGCTACACATTTTGAG GGGAGATCTGCATACCAAGACCACTTTGCTAACTATATACAGCCTTCTTCTCTATCTGGAAACCAACTTCAACATAACCA GTGGTTCTAA